A portion of the Gossypium arboreum isolate Shixiya-1 chromosome 8, ASM2569848v2, whole genome shotgun sequence genome contains these proteins:
- the LOC108469120 gene encoding protein NONRESPONDING TO OXYLIPINS 2, mitochondrial-like isoform X1: MASRFRSISNPTFSILKSAINKPTLKPSLASPLLHARSSSPTFSRSVSRLGCLQSLLPLHSAVSSARLTSCLGTDSMSSRSLSQGMLCSANPGV; this comes from the exons ATGGCGTCGCGCTTTAGATCTATCTCAAACCCAACATTTTCTATCCTCAAATCTGCCATTAACAAGCCAACCCTTAAACCCAGTCTCGCCTCTCCTCTCCTTCATGCTCGCTCTTCTTCTCCCACATTTTCAAG GTCTGTTTCTCGATTGGGTTGTCTTCAATCTCTGCTGCCACTTCACTCAGCAGTGTCTTCAGCCCGGCTCACGTCGTGCCTAGGAACTGATTCAATGAGCTCCAGGTCGTTGTCTCAGGGTATGCTTTGCAGTGCAAATCCAGGAGTTTGA
- the LOC108469120 gene encoding protein NONRESPONDING TO OXYLIPINS 2, mitochondrial-like isoform X2, which translates to MASRFRSISNPTFSILKSAINKPTLKPSLASPLLHARSSSPTFSRSVSRLGCLQSLLPLHSAVSSARLTSCLGTDSMSSRSLSQELDLSVPR; encoded by the exons ATGGCGTCGCGCTTTAGATCTATCTCAAACCCAACATTTTCTATCCTCAAATCTGCCATTAACAAGCCAACCCTTAAACCCAGTCTCGCCTCTCCTCTCCTTCATGCTCGCTCTTCTTCTCCCACATTTTCAAG GTCTGTTTCTCGATTGGGTTGTCTTCAATCTCTGCTGCCACTTCACTCAGCAGTGTCTTCAGCCCGGCTCACGTCGTGCCTAGGAACTGATTCAATGAGCTCCAGGTCGTTGTCTCAGG AACTAGATCTCAGTGTGCCTCGATAA
- the LOC108469925 gene encoding protein unc-13 homolog — MAHLFRDLSLGHSKRESTPPPPPLQTKPPPMPTNKLTPTDLQSPLGQLASQLTDSDLRLTAYDVFLAVCRTSASKPLSTSASSISDSPSQNSPGQNHNHSPSSPALQRSLTSAAASKMKKALGLKSPGSKKSPGSAPGSGQGKSKRPTTVGELMRIQMRVPESVDARVRRALLRIGGGLVGRRIESVVLPLELLQQLKQSDFSDQQEYDAWQKRNLRVLEAGLLLHPRVPLDKSNNASQRLRQIIHAALDRPIETGKNNESMQVLRSAVMSLASRSDGSLSDSCHWADCIPLNLRLYEMLLETCFDINDETSIVEEVDELMEQIKKTWVILGINQMLHNLCFAWVLFHRFVSTGQVEMDLLYAADGQLAEVAKDAKTTRDPEYSKILSSTLSSILGWAEKRLLAYHDTFDSGNVYTMQGIVSLGVSAAKVLVEDVSTEYRRKRKEVDVGRNRIDTYIRSSLRTAFAQRMEKADSSRRASKNQPNPLPVLAILAKDVGELAVHEKQVFSPILKGWHPLAAGVAVATLHSCYANEIKQFISGITELTPDAVQVLRAADKLEKDLVQIAVEDAVDSDDGGKAIIREMPPYEAETAIANLVKGWIKTRLDRLKEWVDRNLQQEVWNPQANQEGYALSAVETLRIIDETLDAFFQLPIPAHPALLPDVIVGLDKCLQYYVIKAKSGCASRNTYIPTMPALTRCEIGSKFQGVWKKKEKSQNTQKRNSQVATMNGDKSFGIPQLCVRINTLHHIRSEMDVLEKRIVTHLRNCESAHLEDFSNGLSKRFELTPAACVEGVQQLSEAVAYRIVFHDLSHVLWDGLYVGEPSSSRIDPLLQELEQNLLVISETVHDRVRTRIITDIMKASCDGFLLVLLAGGPSRAFSRQDSQIIEDDFKALKDLFWANGDGLPADLIDKFSATVRDVLPLFRTDTESLIERFKRVTLEAYGSSARSRLPLPPTSGQWNPTEPNTLLRVLCYRNDEAASRFLKKTYNLPKKL; from the exons ATGGCGCATCTCTTTAGAGACCTTTCACTCGGCCACTCAAAGAGAGAGTCAACGCCCCCGCCACCGCCACTTCAAACTAAACCACCACCAATGCCGACGAACAAGCTTACCCCCACCGATCTCCAATCTCCACTCGGACAACTCGCCTCTCAACTCACCGATTCCGACCTTCGACTCACCGCTTACGACGTCTTCCTCGCTGTATGCCGTACCTCAGCTTCCAAGCCTCTCTCCACTTCCGCCTCTTCCATTTCCGATTCGCCGAGTCAGAACTCGCCTGGTCAAAACCACAACCACTCGCCTAGCTCCCCCGCGTTGCAACGCTCGCTTACGTCAGCAGCTGCTAGCAAGATGAAGAAGGCTTTAGGATTGAAATCTCCTGGCTCGAAGAAGAGTCCCGGTTCAGCTCCAGGCTCGGGCCAGGGAAAGTCTAAGCGGCCTACGACTGTAGGGGAGCTTATGAGGATTCAAATGCGTGTACCTGAGAGCGTTGATGCGCGTGTTAGAAGAGCGCTTTTGAGAATTGGCGGTGGTCTG GTTGGAAGGCGGATTGAATCAGTGGTTCTTCCATTGGAGCTACTGCAGCAGCTTAAGCAATCAGATTTTAGTGATCAACAAGAATATGATGCATGGCAGAAAAGAAACCTCAGGGTTCTTGAGGCTGGGTTACTGTTACATCCTCGTGTGCCACTGGATAAATCAAATAATGCATCACAAAGGCTACGGCAAATCATTCATGCAGCTCTAGATAGGCCAATAGAAACTGGGAAGAACAATGAGTCAATGCAAGTTCTTCGCAGTGCTGTAATGTCTCTTGCCTCTAGATCTGATGGCTCTCTCTCTGATTCATGCCACTGGGCTGATTGCATTCCACTGAATCTTAGACTCTATGAAATGCTTCTTGAGACGTGTTTTGATATTAATGATGAAACATCCATTGTTGAGGAAGTTGATGAGCTTATGGAACAGATAAAGAAGACGTGGGTGATCCTTGGGATTAATCAAATGCTGCATAATCTCTGCTTTGCATGGGTTCTGTTTCACCGTTTTGTTTCCACTGGGCAAGTCGAAATGGACTTGCTATATGCTGCTGATGGTCAGCTAGCAGAGGTAGCAAAAGATGCCAAGACAACCAGGGATCCAGAATACTCCAAGATATTAAGTTCTACATTGAGTTCAATATTGGGCTGGGCAGAGAAAAGACTCCTTGCATACCATGACACGTTTGATAGTGGAAATGTCTATACCATGCAGGGCATTGTTTCTTTAGGTGTATCAGCGGCCAAGGTTTTGGTTGAGGATGTGTCCACTGAGTATCGCAGAAAGAGGAAAGAAGTTGATGTAGGTCGAAATAGAATTGACACTTACATCAGGTCATCGTTACGCACTGCTTTTGCTCAG AGAATGGAGAAGGCAGACTCAAGCAGGAGAGCTTCCAAAAACCAGCCAAATCCTCTTCCCGTCCTTGCAATCCTTGCTAAGGATGTTGGTGAGCTAGCAGTTCATGAGAAGCAGGTTTTCAGTCCAATACTGAAGGGTTGGCATCCTTTGGCAGCAGGTGTGGCTGTGGCCACCCTTCATTCTTGTTATGCTAATGAGATAAAACAGTTCATATCAGGCATCACAGAGTTAACCCCTGATGCTGTTCAAGTACTTAGAGCTGCAGATAAACTGGAGAAAGATCTTGTGCAGATTGCAGTCGAGGATGCAGTAGACAGTGATGATGGTGGGAAGGCAATAATCCGAGAGATGCCTCCTTATGAAGCTGAAACTGCAATTGCCAATCTTGTTAAAGGGTGGATCAAGACTAGATTAGACAGACTTAAGGAATGGGTTGACAGGAATTTGCAACAAGAG GTCTGGAATCCACAAGCTAATCAAGAAGGATATGCACTCTCTGCTGTCGAAACTTTGAGAATCATTGATGAGACTTTAGATGCATTTTTCCAGCTTCCAATACCAGCACATCCTGCATTGCTACCTGATGTGATAGTTGGCCTTGACAAGTGTCTTCAGTATTATGTGATCAAGGCAAAATCTGGATGTG CTTCACGCAATACATATATCCCAACAATGCCTGCTTTGACCAGATGTGAGATTGGATCAAAGTTCCAAGGTGTctggaagaagaaagaaaagtcacaaaatactcaaaaaagaAATTCCCAGGTTGCAACTATGAATGGAGATAAGTCATTTGGGATACCACAGCTGTGTGTTCGTATAAATACTCTGCACCACATCCGATCTGAGATGGACGTTTTAGAGAAGAGGATTGTAACCCACTTAAGGAACTGTGAGTCTGCTCATTTGGAAGATTTTTCAAATGGCTTGAGCAAAAGATTTGAGCTAACACCAGCTGCTTGTGTGGAAGGGGTTCAGCAACTGTCTGAGGCAGTAGCTTACAGAATTGTATTCCATGACCTAAGTCATGTTTTATGGGATGGTTTGTATGTAGGGGAGCCTTCATCTTCTAGGATCGACCCTTTATTACAAGAACTGGAGCAGAACTTACTGGTAATCTCAGAAACCGTGCATGACAGAGTTCGTACAAGGATTATAACTGATATCATGAAAGCGTCCTGTGATGGATTCTTGCTGGTTTTACTTGCTGGAGGCCCTTCTCGTGCTTTCTCTCGTCAGGATTCTCAAATTATAGAGGATGATTTCAAAGCCCTTAAAGATCTGTTTTGGGCCAATGGTGATGGTTTGCCTGCTGACCTCATAGATAAGTTTTCAGCTACAGTGAGAGATGTCCTTCCCCTATTCAGAACCGATACAGAAAGCCTAATTGAGCGGTTCAAACGTGTGACCTTGGAGGCATATGGCTCCTCCGCAAGGTCTAGGCTTCCACTACCTCCAACATCAGGACAGTGGAATCCTACTGAACCAAATACGCTCCTGCGGGTGTTGTGTTACCGGAATGATGAGGCAGCTTCAAGGTTCCTTAAGAAGACTTACAATCTACCTAAGAAACTGTAA
- the LOC108468347 gene encoding ankyrin repeat-containing protein BDA1-like: MNDSLREAAATGNIDAFYALIQKDPYMLERIDHIPFIHTPLHIAATEGQIKLAMEMMNLKPSFARKLSQDGFSPMHLAFRNGHTKLLLRLLKTDKDLVRVKGREGMTPFHCAATMGNSNLLFHFLEACPECIEDVTVRDETALHLALKNDHIEAFNLLTGWLQSNRRRGANELEKKVINWRDDDGNTVLHIAAIKEQHQALKMLLYVGKYLDVTAKNSDGLTSREIIEKVERKGLNMSDATATKIKHIKKGTHWHKRRLTMLVRARNGLSGDMINATLVVATLVITAVYQSSLSPPRGVWQGDNNSIPTTNSNTLQILDDNYNKSRFKHLLGEETRKSGTTVMNPDMYYGFWVYNLIAYSLPVLLTVFLLSNVPRLLLIPLYYLSVSYFYSMTIISPSSFWVDVNYILANVISAIPFALLFGVIRLWMSPNYKEFRQLHRLLRAPGPHQSTIHNPLLLI; the protein is encoded by the exons ATGAATGATAGCTTGAGAGAAGCAGCTGCAACAGGAAATATTGATGCCTTTTATGCTTTAATTCAAAAGGATCCCTACATGTTGGAGCGCATTGACCACATTCCTTTCATTCATACTCCACTTCACATAGCTGCAACTGAAGGCCAAATTAAGTTGGCAATGGAGATGATGAACTTGAAGCCTTCGTTTGCTAGGAAGCTAAGCCAAGATGGGTTTAGCCCCATGCACTTGGCCTTCAGAAACGGCCACACCAAGCTACTGCTTCGACTCTTGAAGACCGATAAAGATCTGGTTCGCGTCAAAGGAAGGGAAGGAATGACTCCTTTCCATTGTGCAGCCACAATGGGGAACTCTAATCTTTTATTCCACTTCCTCGAAGCTTGTCCTGAATGCATTGAAGATGTGACAGTTCGAGACGAGACTGCGTTACATCTTGCTTTGAAAAACGATCACATCGAAGCTTTTAATCTCTTAACCGGATGGCTTCAAAGTAATCGTCGTAGAGGAGCCAATGAATTGGAAAAGAAGGTTATCAATTGGAGAGATGATGATGGCAACACTGTGTTACACATTGCAGCTATAAAGGAACAACACCAG GCACTAAAAATGTTATTATACGTCGGGAAATACTTAGACGTAACAGCTAAGAACTCAGATGGTTTAACAAGTCGAGAAATCATAGAAAAGGTCGAAAGAAAAGGTTTGAACATGAGTGACGCCACCGCCACCAAGATTAAACACATTAAGAAAGGAACCCATTGGCATAAAAGAAGATTAACAATGTTGGTTCGTGCAAGAAACGGGTTATCGGGGGACATGATCAACGCAACGTTGGTGGTTGCGACGCTAGTTATAACAGCAGTTTACCAATCATCTTTAAGCCCACCGAGAGGTGTTTGGCAAGGTGATAATAACAGTATCCCCACCACCAACTCAAATACTCTTCAAATCTTAGACGACAATTACAATAAATCCAGATTCAAACACCTGTTGGGTGAAGAAACAAGGAAAAGCGGTACAACAGTGATGAATCCCGACATGTATTATGGGTTTTGGGTTTATAATCTTATAGCATATAGCTTGCCGGTTCTTCTAACAGTTTTTCTCCTCTCCAATGTTCCTCGTTTACTCCTTATCCCGCTTTATTATCTAAGTGTCTCCTACTTTTACTCGATGACAATAATATCACCCTCGTCGTTTTGGGTAGACGTTAATTATATTCTTGCCAATGTAATCTCTGCTATCCCCTTTGCCCTACTTTTCGGAGTCATCCGCTTATGGATGTCACCAAACTACAAGGAATTCAGACAATTACATAGACTTCTCC GTGCGCCTGGACCCCACCAATCAACCATCCACAATCCACTTCTTCTTATATAA
- the LOC108468948 gene encoding GATA transcription factor 12-like translates to METPDFFQGTAYCSQLTPEKPAAGGDHFIVEDLLDFSNEDAVITDVANFNSSVAGHSTDSSTVTAVESCNSSSFSGPETNLGGGIGCRSFTDGQFAGDLCVPYDDLAELEWLSNFAEESFSSEDLQKLQLISGMKTLPNVSSEPRGLQPELPNQIENAIDGGGGDNNHVFHPDMTVPAKARSKRSRAAPCNWASRLLVLSPTVSSPEPDIIVPVQPLPSNQPGKKPVKTTSSSSKKKDGGETSSDGRKCLHCATDKTPQWRTGPMGPKTLCNACGVRYKSGRLVPEYRPAASPTFVLTKHSNSHRKVLELRRQKEMVRAQQHHQQQFMHHHHHHHHHQNMVFDVSNGNDYLIHQPVGPDFRQLI, encoded by the exons atggaaacgCCAGATTTCTTTCAAGGAACCGCTTACTGTTCTCAATTGACGCCGGAAAAACCGGCGGCCGGGGGTGACCATTTCATCGTGGAGGACTTGCTCGATTTTTCCAACGAGGATGCCGTTATTACTGATGTCGCTAATTTCAACTCCTCCGTTGCCGGTCATTCTACGGATTCGTCAACCGTTACGGCTGTCGAGAGTTGCAATTCGTCGTCGTTTTCTGGTCCAGAAACGAATTTAGGTGGTGGTATTGGTTGCAGGAGCTTCACCGACGGTCAGTTCGCTGGTGATCTTTGTGTGCCG TACGACGATTTAGCTGAGCTGGAATGGCTGTCGAATTTCGCCGAGGAATCATTTTCAAGTGAGGACCTGCAAAAGCTCCAACTGATATCCGGTATGAAAACCCTACCCAACGTATCATCGGAGCCACGAGGGTTGCAACCTGAACTCCCTAACCAAATCGAAAACGCCATCGACGGCGGCGGAGGCGACAACAACCATGTTTTCCATCCAGACATGACGGTTCCCGCCAAAGCAAGGAGCAAACGTTCCCGTGCAGCGCCGTGCAATTGGGCGTCACGCCTCCTCGTTCTCAGTCCAACGGTTTCATCCCCCGAACCGGATATAATCGTCCCTGTTCAACCACTTCCCTCGAACCAACCGGGAAAAAAACCCGTCAAAACGACGTCGTCATCGTCGAAGAAGAAAGACGGTGGAGAAACGAGCTCGGATGGGCGGAAATGCCTGCATTGTGCTACGGATAAGACGCCGCAGTGGCGGACTGGACCCATGGGTCCGAAAACACTTTGCAACGCTTGTGGTGTGAGGTATAAATCGGGTCGTCTTGTACCCGAATACCGACCCGCCGCTAGCCCGACATTTGTGCTCACTAAGCATTCAAATTCTCACCGAAAGGTCCTCGAGCTTCGACGACAGAAGGAAATGGTAAGAGCCCAACAACATCATCAGCAACAATtcatgcatcatcatcatcatcatcaccatcatCAAAACATGGTTTTTGATGTATCTAACGGTAATGATTACTTGATTCACCAACCTGTGGGTCCTGATTTCAGGCAGCTGATCTAG